The following coding sequences lie in one Mycobacterium sp. Z3061 genomic window:
- a CDS encoding PPE family protein, translating to MTSFMTAPPETISALLLSGPGSAPMAAASGAYASLAESLEELAGSFSSVITGVAGEAWAGPAAAAMVNAAAPYTAYLTEAASHAAVASRAAEMVGSAFDSARAAVVHPLAILANRNAFGQLVRSNWFGLLTPTIMAAEAQYEAMWATDVEAMVGYHAGAVAAAQQLPSTLAQFVQNLPNLGFGNKGNGNIGSGNTGSGNIGMGNSGDGNSSLTSAQSGYHNVGGGNQGNSNIGAGNVGNGNFGFGNNGNGNIGFGNGGPADLNNPDLYTFHAGRGNNNIGMGNTGNGNVGLGNSGDGNMGGGNTGSGNIGAGNFGHGNFGFGNTGNNNIGIGLTGDNQVGINLAGLLNSGSGNIGFGNSGHNNVGFFNSGDGNIGMFSSGTNTVFPGQLNSLGVGNSGTGNLGVGNAGAGNAGFWNSGLLNTGFGNGGSINTGAWNGNNVNTGFLNSGETNTGWGNSGHSNTGAWNAGTLNTGFGSAVDQGSVAVGATGNSGFFNDARGGASGFGNSADPQAWFESGSMSGFFNTARGGAIINGVSSGFFNTGLTGAIGGFPAGWFSGFNSGLFNSGIANSFMFSLSQLAIRPN from the coding sequence ATGACCAGCTTTATGACGGCTCCGCCGGAAACGATTTCTGCCCTGCTGTTGTCCGGTCCCGGATCGGCACCGATGGCGGCGGCCAGTGGGGCCTACGCCTCCCTCGCCGAGTCGTTGGAGGAGTTGGCGGGGTCCTTCTCGTCGGTGATCACCGGCGTGGCGGGTGAGGCGTGGGCGGGCCCCGCCGCTGCGGCGATGGTGAATGCCGCCGCTCCGTATACGGCGTACTTGACTGAGGCCGCAAGCCACGCCGCGGTTGCCTCCCGAGCGGCGGAGATGGTGGGTAGCGCGTTCGATTCCGCGCGGGCGGCGGTGGTGCATCCATTAGCGATCTTGGCCAACCGCAATGCATTTGGACAGCTGGTCCGATCGAATTGGTTCGGGCTGCTAACGCCGACGATCATGGCCGCCGAGGCGCAGTACGAAGCGATGTGGGCCACCGACGTCGAGGCGATGGTCGGCTATCACGCCGGAGCGGTGGCTGCGGCGCAGCAACTGCCGAGCACGCTGGCGCAGTTCGTCCAGAACCTGCCCAACTTGGGGTTCGGCAACAAGGGCAACGGCAATATCGGCAGCGGCAACACCGGGTCGGGGAACATCGGGATGGGTAACAGCGGCGACGGCAACAGCTCGCTCACGTCCGCGCAATCGGGCTACCACAACGTCGGTGGTGGCAACCAGGGCAACAGCAACATCGGCGCCGGGAACGTCGGTAACGGCAATTTCGGCTTCGGTAACAACGGGAACGGGAACATCGGTTTCGGTAATGGCGGCCCGGCCGACTTGAACAATCCGGACTTGTACACCTTTCACGCGGGCCGGGGCAACAACAACATCGGTATGGGTAATACGGGCAACGGCAATGTCGGCCTGGGCAACAGCGGCGACGGGAACATGGGTGGGGGCAACACCGGCAGCGGGAATATCGGGGCCGGGAACTTCGGCCACGGGAACTTCGGGTTCGGCAACACCGGTAACAACAACATCGGTATCGGGCTCACCGGCGACAACCAGGTGGGCATCAATCTGGCCGGGCTGCTCAACTCCGGTAGCGGCAATATCGGCTTCGGCAATTCCGGCCACAACAACGTCGGTTTCTTCAACTCCGGCGACGGCAACATCGGCATGTTCAGTTCCGGCACGAACACCGTTTTCCCGGGGCAGCTCAACAGCTTGGGGGTCGGGAACTCCGGCACCGGGAACCTCGGCGTGGGCAACGCGGGCGCCGGCAATGCTGGCTTCTGGAACTCGGGCCTGCTGAACACCGGCTTCGGTAACGGCGGGTCGATCAACACCGGCGCCTGGAACGGGAACAACGTCAACACCGGCTTCCTCAATTCGGGCGAGACCAACACCGGCTGGGGCAACTCGGGTCACTCCAATACCGGCGCCTGGAACGCCGGCACCCTGAACACCGGTTTCGGCAGTGCCGTCGATCAGGGTTCGGTTGCGGTCGGTGCGACGGGTAACTCGGGATTCTTCAACGACGCTCGCGGCGGGGCCTCAGGTTTCGGAAACAGCGCCGACCCGCAGGCCTGGTTCGAGAGCGGGAGCATGTCGGGTTTCTTCAACACGGCCCGCGGCGGTGCGATCATCAACGGGGTCAGCTCCGGCTTCTTCAACACCGGCCTCACC